The following are encoded together in the Limanda limanda chromosome 12, fLimLim1.1, whole genome shotgun sequence genome:
- the hif1aa gene encoding hypoxia inducible factor 1 subunit alpha a, protein MDTGAVPEKKRVSSERRKEKSRDAARSRRGKESEVFYELAQELPLPHSVSSSLDKASIMRLTMSYLRIRKLLTSDEPVAEEETELDIQLNSSYLKALDGFLIVLSEDGDIIYLSENVNKCLGLAQFDLTGHSVFDFTHPCDQEELREMLIHRTGSKKIKESNTERSFFLRMKCTLTSRGRTVNVKSATWKVLHCSGHVRVYDTNTEETSNGPKEPPVPYLVLICDPVPHPSNIEVPLDTKTFLSRHTMDMKFTYCDERITELMGYDPEDLLNRSVYEYYHAMDSDHLTKTHHTLFAKGQVSTGQYRMLAKRGGFVWVETQATVIYNNKNSQPQCVVCVNFVLSGIQEEKLILSLEQTEDEIMVKEQKRQEKGEKVVVESSLPDMSPTLLKEEEEEVEDEEEVEVEEAAEKGPELDVIKLFTQASKAQPLASLYDQLKEKPEALTLLAPAAGDTIISLDFSCPDSEMQLLKDAPLYNDVMLPSSSEKLALPLSPLPPSEPLNTRGGFKREESKPESYPPAPSTTITCHSSSEADSPMDFCFPMDSDMSSDFKLDLVEKLFAIDTEPKTPFNTQAMEDLDLEMLAPYIPMDDDFQLRSLTLDEPLTSGEVKSLKSPPVQVTQQVDSYPSSPFSGVGSSTASPAPLGPVIVAHLATIIAKRTPQLDKEVSLRTLAAQNAQRKRKLGDLKDMFGHGNLLEEELVQGKKLKASESGTTTTTFLLSSDLATCLLGSTSDVTSPLFLPQLTRYDCEVNAPLQGRQFLLQGEELLRALDHVN, encoded by the exons AGTGAGCTCGGAGCGGAGGAAGGAGAAGTCCAGGGATGCAGCGCGAAGCCGGCGCGGGAAGGAGTCGGAGGTGTTCTACGAGCTGGCCCAGGAGCTGCCTCTGCCCCACAGCGTCAGCTCCAGCCTGGACAAGGCCTCCATCATGAGGCTCACCATGAGCTATCTGCGCATAAGGAAGCTTCTCACCTCTG ATGAGCCAGTggcagaagaggaaacagagctgGATATCCAGCTGAACAGCTCCTACCTTAAGGCTCTGGATGGCTTCCTCATTGTGCTGTCTGAAGATGGAGATATCATTTATCTCTCTGAGAATGTCAACAAATGCCTCGGGCTGGCACAG TTTGACCTGACTGGACACAGCGTGTTCGACTTCACACATCCCTGTGACCAGGAGGAGCTGCGGGAGATGCTCATCCACAGAACAG GCTCCAAAAAGATCAAGGAGTCAAACACAGAGCGCAGCTTCTTCCTCCGAATGAAATGCACTCTGACGAGCAGGGGCCGCACTGTCAACGTCAAGTCAGCTACATGGAAG GTTCTCCACTGCTCAGGTCATGTTCGTGTGTATGACACCAACACTGAAGAGACTTCTAACGGACCCAAGGAGCCACCTGTCCCCTACCTGGTTTTGATCTGTGACCCTGTCCCCCACCCCTCCAACATCGAGGTCCCCCTGGACACCAAGACCTTCCTCAGCCGCCACACGATGGACATGAAGTTCACGTATTGTGATGAGAG GATCACTGAGCTCATGGGTTATGATCCAGAGGACCTTTTGAATCGTTCTGTGTACGAATACTATCACGCTATGGACTCTGACCATCTCACCAAGACTCACCATACCT TGTTTGCAAAGGGCCAGGTCAGCACAGGACAATACCGGATGTTGGCTAAGAGAGGAGGCTTTGTGTGGGTGGAAACCCAAGCCACTGTCATCTACAACAACAAGAACTCCCAACCACAGTGTGTCGTCTGTGTCAACTTTGTGCTCAG TGGTATCCAGGAGGAGAAACTGATCTTGTCTCTGGAGCAGACTGAGGATGAGATAATGGTGAAGGAGCAGAAGCGACAGGAGAAGGGAGAAAAGGTTGTAGTGGAGAGCAGCCTGCCTGACATGTCCCCAACCctgctgaaggaggaggaagaagaggtggaggacgaggaggaggttgaggtggaggaggcagcagagaaaGGCCCAGAGCTGGACGTGATCAAACTCTTCACCCAGGCGTCCAAGGCCCAGCCACTGGCGAGCCTGTACGACCAGCTGAAGGAAAAGCCCGAGGCCCTCACCCTGCTGGCCCCGGCTGCTGGAGACACAATCATCTCCCTGGACTTTAGCTGCCCTG ATTCAGAGATGCAGCTGCTTAAGGACGCCCCTCTCTACAACGATGTCATGCTTCCCTCCTCGAGTGAGAAGCtggctctgcctctctcccccctgCCGCCCAGCGAGCCTCTCAACACCAGAGGAGGATTCAAAAGGGAGGAATCTAAACCTGAGAGCTATCCTCCAGCGCCGTCCACTACAATAACCTGCCACAGCTCCTCAGAG GCTGACAGTCCAATGGACTTCTGTTTCCCCATGGACTCAGATATGAGCTCAGACTTCAAACTAGACTTGGTGGAGAAGCTTTTTGCCATTGACACAGAGCCCAAGACCCCCTTCAACACACAG GCGATGGAAGACTTGGATCTGGAGATGTTAGCGCCCTACATCCCCATGGACGATGACTTCCAGCTGCGCAGTCTGACCCTAGATGAGCCTCTGACCAGTGGAGAAGTCAAATCCCTCAAGAGTCCTCCAGTCCAAGTCACACAGCAAGTGGACAGCTACCCCAGCTCCCCATTCAGCGGAGTAGGAAGTAGCACAGCTTCCCCGGCACCACTCGGTCCTGTTATCGTTGCTCATCTCGCCACCATCATCGCGAAGAG GACCCCACAGTTGGACAAAGAAGTCTCACTCAGGACTCTGGCGGCTCAGAACGCACAGCGCAAAAGAAAACTGGGAGACTTAAAGGACATGTTTGGACAT GGAAATTTGCTGGAGGAAGAACTGGTGCAGGGCAAAAAGCTGAAAGCCTCAGAGTCAGgaacaaccaccaccaccttccTGCTGTCTTCAG ACTTGGCTACTTGTCTGCTGGGCAGCACGTCGGATGTCACCAGTCCTCTCTTCCTGCCGCAGCTCACCCGCTACGACTGCGAGGTCAACGCCCCCCTGCAGGGCCGTCAGTTCCTGctgcagggggaggagctgCTGCGCGCACTGGACCACGTCAACTGA